A window of Magnolia sinica isolate HGM2019 chromosome 13, MsV1, whole genome shotgun sequence genomic DNA:
AAGTTATGAGTCCCAAACGTCCAACAAGTTGAAGTCATAGCAACAGGTAATAAATCAGGTTCACAAGAGCTCCAAGAAACCTGACGCCTGCCAAAAACATTCAATCATAACCAGAAACAAAGTCAAGAAAGGTAAAATAATGATTAATAGCAAAACACATTGTGGAGAAAGAcaaatacaaatatcatgatTAAAAGAACCATGTAACATTATCCTCATCTTCACATAATCCTAGGCAGCTGAGAATGCCCTCCGCTAAATAGAACAAAATCTCAAATGCTGTGAGTGACACTTCCATCCTATGAATGACATTACCATATAGTAAAAAGAGAGCATTCAgttgatgtattttatcccaaactttactttctaagtACATCAGAAGAAAAATTCGGCGACACGTATGGCTATAAGACTGACTGATTTTTTATGAACATGTTTTCACAGTGAAAACTTGTGTAAAAGAAACATCACTTTATCCAAGTTTCTGTCATACCTATGACTATCATGCTTCTATTTTTCTTGAATATCCGCTAAGCTATAATACTCATTTAAGTGttgtcaagaagaagaagaagataatatgACACTCATTTCAGAAAATCATTGGAATTTAACAGTACCTGCCATATAGTGAAATAAACCCGGAAGCAATGGAGAAGAATATGGGCTGCTTACCTTGCAAGCTGGAAAAAGAACGGCCAGCTGATCAAATCACTTCATTTCTGCCATGAACTTCTCGTACTCAGAGTCGGCAGCATAAGTTGGTGGCTCTGCAGATGAAACAGGCGGAGGGGCAGGCGGATTCGGTGCCCACGGCATGCTTCCCATGCTCTGTGAATGGTCTGCCACCGAATGATGTACAGGAGGAGGAACTGCACCATAATAAGATGGGTAACCTAAAGAAGATGGAGGATATGCAGGCGGAGCATTTGGTGCCACCGTGGCTACCGAATTTCCATAGATGTTGTTCTTTACAGATTGCGCAGATGGATTATTCTGAGATTGCATTCCAGGGGGGAAAGTCTGCAGAGCTTCACTAGAAGACATACTTTGAGATGGCATGCCAGTGGGCATAGTCGGAACTGCAGTTGGATATTGAACACCATAAGGTGGCATCGCTTGTCCTTGAACAGGGGCATACATGCTTGAACCAGGAGGCGGAGGGGTATAAGGAGCATATGGAGGAATAGGCGGTGGCCCCCAAGGAACTGGTGCTCCCATGTAGCTTCTGGGTGGTGGGGTTCCGAGAGGCCCACCAGGTGTAAATTGCTGAGGCGGTCCAGGATACGTAGGCATCGTTGGAGCTGGAGGAGCTGGAGGTATCGTAGGCTGTGGTGGCTTGCCAGCAACTCTTACAGCTATAACTCTACCCTCAAGGCGATACCCATTCATACTAGCAATAGCTTGATTGGCTTGAGACACGTCAGAATACTTCACAAAACCATAACCTTTACTTAATCCAGTCACCCGATCCTTAATGACCTTAGCCATAACAATCTCACCAAAGGGTGAAAACAGACGAATCAGTGCATCATCCTCAAGTGTGGGTGGCAGGTACCCTATATACAAATTTGTATCATCGTGTTCCTTAACCATCTTGGCACCATTAGCCAGCCCCAGTTGCGATGTGCCCCCAATACCTCCAGCACTGTTGTTACTGGCCCAAGGAGGATTGCTCCCTGAACCACCAGAACCAGGAAGCGCCAATGCTGAGTTCTGCCTAGTTAGCGAATCAGGTGCAGTCCCACCTAACTCGGCCAAGAAGTTCTGATACTCATCATCCATTTTCTTCCCTGTTCCCTTCATGGGGCAATCAATGGTGGGATGCCCTCCATCCCCACAAATTTTACAGAGAACATCACTCTTAAAAGTCGAGGTACGAGCTGGGCAAGCATACTGGCGGTGCCCTTGCTCACCACATAGCCTACAAAATTCATCGTCTCTAATTGTCCCATTCAAAGCAGCAAGTTCCTTAAGCTGCTGCCGCTTGTGCTCATTGAGCCCTTCATCAACGGGCATCAATAGCTTCTCCACCATCCCCGCAGCTGCGTTGAGTGCTTCCTGTGTCTCAGCTTCCACCAACACATGTAAATCCTCATTCTCAGATAGATCCGGCTTCAAGTCGCGCTTCTGCTGCAGTCTACCTTCTTTAACAGACCCTTTACCCCGAATCACAATCTTTGCACCGGTCTCCTTCTCCATTCGCTTCTGAGTGTTTCCCCTCGGCCCAATTATGAGCCCTATGAAATTGTAACCTGGGTATTCTTTCATGGGTATGTACAGCTTCTTCTGAAGCTTAGGAGGCCGGTAGTCTGCTGGGGGCTTGAATGCAGGGTTCCGCTTGATCAGCTGAGAGATGATTTCCTGCCTCTCGAATGTCAATCTCTCACGGGCACGGTACTCGCGGGTGTTTATACGGATGCCCATGTTATCATAAATGGGTTCAGGAGAAGGTGAGCGGGCGCCTTCAGGGCGGTCATCCAAGGGGAGTCCCGACTGTAACATACGACTGATTTCAAGAAGCCTAATGTTAAGGGCTTGAACTTCAGGATCGACATCCATACCTCCAGTAAATTCCTTCATGAAGTCAGGGAGCTGGATGATCGGCTTTGGTTCATCATCAGCCCAACGGGATTTCCGCTTCCGGCCACCGCTGCCTGCTGCGTCTCCATTTTGGGGGTCGGATTCAGACGGGGGATCCCACCTACTTCGGCGCTTGCGACGGCTGGTAGTCTCTTCTTCCCCGCCGGAGTAGTCCCTTTCAGTGCCGCTGTTGGTGGCGTTGACGCCATTTTCCAACAGCAGCGGCTTCTGATTGCCGAATTCAGGAGCCGTGTTAAGACCGGAAAAAGACTTCTCTTGGGTAACGATTTCAGAAGAAGACAGCGGGTTTTGGGCCGGGGCTTCTTGCCCTTCTGCAGAAGATGGCAGAATCCCAGGTTCACATGAAGAAGGTAGGGTTTCTGCCGAGGAATAAGCCGGATCTTGAGAAGGTAGGGTTTCGGAAGGAGGCGGCGGTGGCGGGTCTTGACCATTTGAATCGACGGCTTCAGCATAAGGACGTGGGTCCGGAGCAGAGAAGGACTGGATTtctggaggaggaggaggaggaatttCGTCGTACGATACTAGAGTTTCTGAAGGAGGCGGGGGGTTCTGATCGTACGGAGCTAGGGTTTGAGCAGAGAATAAGATACTTGGAGGAGGGAGATGAGAAGCTAGGATTTCAGAGGAAGGAAGAGGGTCATGGAGGGAGGACGAATCTAGGGTTTGGGAAGAGGAATCTAGGGTTTTGTGGGTTCCCGCGGGCGAAATTACAGGATACTCCATTAGGGCTTctggagagagcgagagagagagagatagagtttCTCCTTGGCGGGATTCTCTGGGACGGGATCCCTTGGGGACGCGGTTTACCTGATGACCCGAACAGCAGCCAGCTGGCTGAGGTcaaacctctgtgggccccatcatgacgcatgtgttttatccacgccgcccatccatttttttcacctcattttaaGACTTCTACTCAAAAACAGAGGccgatcgaaggctcaagtgcaccacaccactggaaatacaTAGTAGTGTTCATTAGTACccgaatgaaggaaaacacaaccagcagcttcatccgaaacttctgtggtccttgagaagttttcaagggtaacCGTTCAGTCCTCGTTGTCCCCcgttgtatggtccactttagctttggatctaccttgatTTTGGGGCGATGTTTGATACTAAAAATGGTATCAAAAATCCATTTGAAACGTAGGATTTGTAGCAAAGGCTTTTTCATGGATAGTGGGGATCCAACTCATGAGTAAGTTGATGTCAACAAGTCTTGTGAGTCAAACCATGATATATGgactatatccaaaccatccattcatttttcaagatcattttacggcatgagcacaaaaatagaTAAATTGAAAGCTcacatgaaccacaccacatcaagcattggagattgaatgcctaccgttgaaagcttcttaggggcaatagaagttttcgatcaagcttatatttgtgttttcccttcatccaagtgtatcttatcttatcaacaggtttgatggctaaaattacatcacgatggaccttaaaaatgtttcaactgtcGCCGTCGCTATCTCTACGCTATCTCTACTACTTTCTAGTGTGGTGCTTTCTAGTGTGGCCCACGCAagctttggatctccttcattttttggctcataacaTAAAACAAtcatgtaaaatggatggacagtgtgcatagtgtgcatataacacataaatcaaagtagggtccacataTCTTGTTGAAGTCAAAGTTTATGATATTTCCAAACAGTGTCTATCGTCGATGGTGGATTTTGATGATTCCATGTATTAATCCAAACAtaatttcaaataaacaatagGATTTAACTTTTCAATATTTACAATCCAAACCTAACATACAATATTTACAAACCATGGGATTTGCATAGAAACTCTTACACCATATCATCATTGTAAAAATTCAATTTCAACTCACTTAATCTCATCTaattccatgcgccaaacaccccctaaaatgagttggcaaaactgaTGTACATGAATAAATCATGTATATCATGGTATGCTTATAGAGATTTGACACCAGCTACTTCACTAGTATGTCATAGTAGGCTCATAGAGATTTGCCACCAACTAGTTGTCTAGTATTATGGTCCCTAGCCAAACCATGGCCGATCTATTGGGATTAGCGGGTTAAGGCCAAGGCAAGCCAAGCTCTGTCCAAATTTAGACTATAGCTTACAATGTTAAGTCCAAACTTAGCCTGGCCAATGATGGGTTGAGATAATCCAGCTTAATCTCAACTAGCATTTTTATACAAGGCCTGACTGGAGCCCAATCTAGTAAGATTAGGGTATGGAgtttccagagagagagagagatgagtatGTCGTGTGGAATGAGAAGATTATTTTGGGAACGATGTTCGAGAAGGAGAAGAATTCAGTACTGATAGTGTTCAAGTTCACCGTGAGTATAATGTTCATTATGTTAGTCTACGAGGCTCGTTTACGCACATCAATCCCAATGGCATGTCCATATTTAATCTGAGCAACACAGGTTTCCCTATTTAAATTTGCACAAGCAATCAAATCAAGTTGAGGCTGCATGAAGGAGAGGGATTTTGGATGGGTCGATGTTATTATGGATCCACCCAACAATAGGAGCAAAGAGATAGATGGAGTCATTGAGAGGAAACCATAATAGGCCAGCCATACGGTCTTTTCAGACATCTATGTCCAAGCTTGGCCTAGTTTTGAAGCCCGAGCCCGGCCCTCAAGCCTGATACTCCAATCCAAGCTCGGCCTGAACTGAGCCAAGCCCATAATCCCAACAGGCCAACCTGGCCCATTTACACCCCTAGTATAATCCCTAGATAAATCGATACTTCCACATTAGCTTGAAGGAGCACCAAATTACACTGATAGTATATTGTAGACACCCAACCCTAGGACGATAAGCTGATTGAAAGCTGGACCAAGCCAACTCCATTAAATCCTGACCTTAATCCGAAATCTGAATCCTAAAACCAATAAACACAACCAGTCCCAATCAACCCAGTCAACTAGACCCAGCTAAACCCTAACCCTTAAAAACCTAATCCCATGAAAAACTAGCCAGCTGGACGTTTTGGTTCAGTCATAACTCAAAATGACTGTTTCTGAGTATTGGTGAGAAACTAGTCGTCATTTGGCAGTTTTTGACCATTTTTCATGTGGGAAAACTAGATATGTGCTAGCCGTTTAGACCTAGTGGCTAGCTATTTATtactgttgggctagccacatgcagtaGTTGTTGCATGGTTCAGTTTAATATTGCATGAGCAGTTACACCGGGCTTCTTAAACGACTAGTTCCAGTCCCTATACAAGGTAGATATATCTCTGTCAAACCTCTTACTCACAACTCCCTAGCCACCAAACCCATAGCCATTGTCGCGACCCATCTGCGACACGATGCGtatgtgcgaagtgcaaagtgcatcaCTAACGTCTTTATAGCCACACTACcttacatgcccacgccctcacatCGAGGCCGTGACCGTGTGTGCGTGTGTCACACTGAAACACACAAGTCCCGATACTCCACATATTCACCAAATAAATAATAAGGTACTCAACACCCTACTTATAAACCTaaaattttcttctctcctttccgacataggactattcccaaaacactaTATATATTCAAAACATTTTTCATAACATAATGTACACCGGTGGGACTTGTAAGACAATTCatggagtgggacccacctgatgaattagCTGGCTGATTATTTGAGTTAGATCATGGGTGTGGTGAGGCCCATGAAGCTGACACAATGTATGGCTCGGACTTTCCTTGCAGATGCTAAATTAGCTCATGTGAGTACATGTAGAGATGGATGCGAGGTGCATGTAGTTGTAAAGGAACAAAGCACAGTTAAAAGATTGGGAGACTCAGATTGACTTGCTTGGTCTTGCTTCGAGTTAGAACTTGGCCCATTCGAACGATGAATTGTCTAGGTTGTTGGGAGAATGAAATCCCTTCTCTACCACGCACCACGAcaatatcaaaaaagaaaaaagaaaatatgcaAACCACAACACATGTTTACGTGGATTCTTTCTATGCATCCATGGATTCACATCGATCTCCTATCCtctaaggcaaaaaaaaaaaaaacac
This region includes:
- the LOC131223445 gene encoding splicing factor-like protein 1 encodes the protein MEYPVISPAGTHKTLDSSSQTLDSSSLHDPLPSSEILASHLPPPSILFSAQTLAPYDQNPPPPSETLVSYDEIPPPPPPEIQSFSAPDPRPYAEAVDSNGQDPPPPPPSETLPSQDPAYSSAETLPSSCEPGILPSSAEGQEAPAQNPLSSSEIVTQEKSFSGLNTAPEFGNQKPLLLENGVNATNSGTERDYSGGEEETTSRRKRRSRWDPPSESDPQNGDAAGSGGRKRKSRWADDEPKPIIQLPDFMKEFTGGMDVDPEVQALNIRLLEISRMLQSGLPLDDRPEGARSPSPEPIYDNMGIRINTREYRARERLTFERQEIISQLIKRNPAFKPPADYRPPKLQKKLYIPMKEYPGYNFIGLIIGPRGNTQKRMEKETGAKIVIRGKGSVKEGRLQQKRDLKPDLSENEDLHVLVEAETQEALNAAAGMVEKLLMPVDEGLNEHKRQQLKELAALNGTIRDDEFCRLCGEQGHRQYACPARTSTFKSDVLCKICGDGGHPTIDCPMKGTGKKMDDEYQNFLAELGGTAPDSLTRQNSALALPGSGGSGSNPPWASNNSAGGIGGTSQLGLANGAKMVKEHDDTNLYIGYLPPTLEDDALIRLFSPFGEIVMAKVIKDRVTGLSKGYGFVKYSDVSQANQAIASMNGYRLEGRVIAVRVAGKPPQPTIPPAPPAPTMPTYPGPPQQFTPGGPLGTPPPRSYMGAPVPWGPPPIPPYAPYTPPPPGSSMYAPVQGQAMPPYGVQYPTAVPTMPTGMPSQSMSSSEALQTFPPGMQSQNNPSAQSVKNNIYGNSVATVAPNAPPAYPPSSLGYPSYYGAVPPPVHHSVADHSQSMGSMPWAPNPPAPPPVSSAEPPTYAADSEYEKFMAEMK